A region of Streptomyces cinnamoneus DNA encodes the following proteins:
- a CDS encoding class I SAM-dependent methyltransferase translates to MLTVDFSRFPLAPGDRVLDLGCGAGRHAFECYRRGARVVALDRNGEEIREVARWFAAMKEAGEAPEGATATAMEGDALALPFPDDSFDVVIISEVMEHIPDDKGVLAEMVRVLRPGGRIAVTVPRYGPEKVCWALSDAYHEVEGGHIRIYKADELLEKMREAGLKPYGTHHAHGLHSPYWWLKCAFGVDNDKALPVRAYHKLLVWDIMKKPAATRVAEQLLNPVIGKSFVAYATKPHLPADAVAGERA, encoded by the coding sequence GTGCTGACCGTCGATTTCTCCCGCTTCCCGCTCGCCCCGGGCGACCGCGTCCTCGATCTCGGCTGCGGCGCCGGCCGGCACGCCTTCGAGTGCTACCGGCGCGGGGCGCGCGTCGTCGCGCTGGACCGCAACGGCGAGGAGATCCGCGAGGTCGCCAGGTGGTTCGCCGCCATGAAGGAGGCCGGCGAGGCGCCCGAGGGGGCCACCGCCACCGCCATGGAGGGCGACGCGCTGGCCCTGCCCTTCCCCGACGACAGCTTCGACGTCGTCATCATCTCCGAGGTCATGGAGCACATCCCGGACGACAAGGGCGTGCTCGCCGAGATGGTCCGCGTCCTGCGACCGGGCGGCCGCATAGCGGTCACCGTGCCGCGCTACGGCCCGGAGAAGGTCTGCTGGGCGCTCAGCGACGCCTACCACGAGGTCGAGGGCGGCCACATCCGCATCTACAAGGCCGACGAGCTGCTGGAGAAGATGCGCGAGGCCGGCCTCAAGCCGTACGGCACCCACCACGCCCACGGCCTGCACAGCCCGTACTGGTGGCTCAAGTGCGCCTTCGGCGTCGACAACGACAAGGCGCTGCCCGTCCGCGCCTACCACAAGCTGCTGGTCTGGGACATCATGAAGAAGCCCGCGGCCACGCGCGTCGCCGAGCAGCTCCTCAACCCCGTCATCGGCAAGAGCTTCGTCGCCTACGCGACCAAGCCGCACCTGCCCGCCGACGCGGTGGCCGGGGAGCGCGCGTGA
- a CDS encoding glycosyltransferase family 4 protein: MTAEATEASLTRAHGLPTGDGDDGDSPLRIALLTYKGNPFCGGQGVYVRHLSRELARLGHSVEVIGAQPYPVLDAQDDGAPGRLALTELPSLDLYRQPDPFRTPGRDEYRDWIDALEVGTMWSGGFPEPLTFSLRARRHLAARRGEFDVIHDNQTLGYGLLGGPAALGAPLVTTIHHPITVDRRLELDAAQDWKRRASVRRWYGFTRMQKRVARRLPSVLTVSGSSRQEIVDHLGVRRDRVHVVHIGADTALFSPDPSVPEVPGRIVTTSSADVPLKGLVHLVEALAKVRAGDPAAHLVVVGKRAEDGPVASAIRRHGLEGAVEFVKGITDAELVDLVRSAQVACVPSLYEGFSLPAAEAMATGTPLVATTGGAIPEVAGPDGETCLAVPPGDADALAGALARLLGDADLRRRLGAAGRDRVLARFTWRQAAIGTAEHYRRAVARARAVRATGGRGPWSA, from the coding sequence GTGACCGCTGAGGCCACGGAGGCATCGCTCACTCGGGCCCACGGCCTCCCGACCGGTGACGGCGACGACGGCGACAGCCCGCTGCGCATCGCGCTGCTCACGTACAAGGGCAACCCCTTCTGCGGCGGCCAGGGCGTGTACGTGCGCCACCTCTCCCGCGAGCTTGCCCGCCTCGGCCACTCCGTCGAGGTCATCGGCGCCCAGCCCTACCCCGTGCTCGACGCCCAGGACGACGGCGCGCCGGGCCGGCTCGCCCTCACCGAGCTGCCCAGCCTCGACCTCTACCGCCAGCCCGACCCCTTCCGCACCCCCGGCCGCGACGAGTACCGCGACTGGATCGACGCGCTGGAGGTCGGCACGATGTGGAGCGGCGGCTTCCCCGAGCCGCTCACGTTCTCGCTGCGCGCCCGCCGCCACCTCGCCGCCCGGCGGGGCGAGTTCGACGTTATCCACGACAACCAGACCCTCGGCTACGGCCTCCTCGGCGGCCCCGCCGCCCTCGGCGCCCCGCTGGTCACCACGATCCACCACCCCATCACCGTCGACCGGCGGCTGGAGCTGGACGCCGCCCAGGACTGGAAGCGCCGCGCCTCCGTGCGCCGCTGGTACGGCTTCACGCGCATGCAGAAGCGCGTCGCCCGGCGCCTGCCGTCCGTGCTCACCGTCTCCGGTTCCTCCCGGCAGGAGATCGTCGACCACCTCGGGGTGCGGCGCGACCGCGTCCACGTCGTCCACATCGGCGCCGACACCGCGCTGTTCTCGCCCGACCCGTCCGTCCCCGAGGTCCCCGGCCGGATCGTCACCACCTCCAGCGCCGACGTCCCCCTCAAGGGCCTGGTCCACCTCGTGGAGGCGCTCGCCAAGGTCCGCGCCGGCGATCCCGCCGCCCACCTCGTCGTCGTCGGCAAGCGCGCCGAGGACGGACCGGTCGCCTCCGCGATCAGACGGCACGGCCTCGAAGGCGCCGTCGAGTTCGTCAAGGGCATCACCGACGCCGAACTGGTCGACCTGGTGCGCTCGGCGCAGGTCGCCTGCGTGCCCTCGCTCTACGAGGGCTTCTCCCTGCCCGCCGCGGAGGCCATGGCCACGGGCACGCCGCTGGTGGCGACCACCGGCGGCGCCATCCCCGAGGTCGCCGGCCCCGACGGCGAGACCTGCCTGGCCGTGCCGCCCGGCGACGCCGACGCCCTGGCCGGCGCGCTGGCGCGGCTGCTGGGCGACGCGGACCTGCGCCGCCGCCTCGGGGCCGCGGGCCGGGACCGGGTCCTCGCCAGGTTCACCTGGCGGCAGGCCGCCATCGGCACGGCCGAGCACTACCGCCGGGCCGTCGCCCGCGCGAGAGCCGTACGGGCGACGGGCGGGCGCGGCCCGTGGTCCGCGTGA
- a CDS encoding TetR family transcriptional regulator: MTTPPPQPAGASPTTAPAAATAAPAPLTERQEARRRRILQATTRLASRGGFDAVQMREVAELSSVALGTLYRYFPSKVHLLVATMRDQLEHLHETLRERPPTEEDPAARVAQTLMRAFRAMQREPHLADAMVRALTFADRSVSAEVDTVSRLTTTIILDAMGLTGPPTPAQLSVVRVIEHTWHSALITWLSGRASIAQVKIDIETVCRLIGPSADRPGPRRSR; this comes from the coding sequence ATGACTACGCCACCCCCCCAGCCGGCCGGCGCGTCCCCGACGACCGCCCCGGCGGCGGCCACGGCGGCCCCCGCCCCCCTGACCGAGCGTCAGGAGGCCCGGCGCCGCCGGATCCTCCAGGCGACCACCCGGCTGGCGAGCCGGGGCGGCTTCGACGCGGTGCAGATGCGGGAGGTGGCCGAGCTGTCGAGCGTCGCGCTCGGCACGCTCTACCGCTACTTCCCCTCCAAGGTCCATCTGCTGGTGGCCACGATGCGGGACCAGCTGGAGCACCTGCACGAGACCCTGCGCGAGCGTCCGCCCACCGAGGAGGACCCCGCGGCCCGCGTCGCGCAGACCCTGATGCGCGCCTTCCGCGCGATGCAGCGCGAACCGCACCTGGCCGACGCCATGGTGCGCGCCCTCACCTTCGCCGACCGCTCGGTGAGCGCCGAGGTGGACACGGTCTCCCGGCTGACCACGACGATCATCCTGGACGCGATGGGCCTCACCGGCCCGCCCACCCCCGCCCAGCTGTCCGTCGTCCGCGTCATCGAGCACACCTGGCACTCGGCGCTGATCACCTGGCTGTCGGGACGAGCGTCTATCGCCCAAGTGAAGATCGACATTGAGACGGTATGCCGTCTCATCGGCCCCTCAGCCGACCGACCAGGCCCCCGCCGCTCGCGGTAG